The DNA region CGTAGAGCAATACATTGGCGGAGAGGCCCGACTGTAGTTCGCGTCGAACATGCCCTCCGACCAAACCGCGCCCACGCTCTAGGTTACAGAGCAAAGCAGGGCTACGTCATCGTAAGAGTTCGAGTTAGAAGAGGAGGGCTAAGGAAGCAGAGGCCTAGAATGGGGAGGAGACCGAAGAGAATGGGCGTAGTCCGCTACACCCCTGCGAAGAGCCTCAAGGAGATCGCTGAGGGGAGGGTTGCTAAGAGATACCCCAACCTCAAGGTTCTTAACAGCTACTGGATATGGGAGGATGGCAAATACAAATGGTACGAAGTAATTCTCGTAGATCCGCACCACCCCTCAATCAAGAGCGACCCGAAAATAAGCTGGATCGCCGCTAAGCCGTGACACTTATAGGGGGCCTCATTCTCGTACCCCCCAGACGTGAAGATCATGCCTGTTCGCAGCCTGCCACTAGCCTTCATCGAAGTTAGGGCAATAAGCCACGCTACAGAGAACCTTGAGAAAGTTATGACCGCTCTACAGAACGTAATATCTAGTGAGATTCTCGACGAGGTTCAAATCAGCCGAGAGCAGTTGGAAGGTCATTTCGGGAATCCAATAGTACTCATGAAGGCGAGAGTGAACAGAAAATCAGGAATAAGGAAAATGACTGAAGAACTTTTCAACAGGCTGCCACGGCAAGAACTTGAAAAATTATCCTCAGACCTAGAGCGGAGAATAGATGAAGATGGCAACTTCTACATTAGGCTTGATAAACAAGCGGCCTATCGAGGTGAAATAAGGCTCGGCGAATTCGATGTGATTCGTCTCCAATTCAAGTTCTCCCTCCCTAAAAGGCAACGGCAACAGGTGATAGAAGCCAGCCGGCAGCTAATCCTGCAGACAACTTAGAGGGGGCTCCTGTCTGTCTGCCAAATATGTAGATTTACATGTCAAACCTTCCGTCTCAAATTTGGCGGAAGTAAATGAACTCTTCAGGTGGGCGGGGCAACTCGGGTATTGTACCATTGGTATATCTCTCCCTCCCTGTACTCCGGAGGGCATCGTAAACAGATTCCATGCTCTGGCCAGAGAGCACGGGCTGGAGCCGGTGTCTCGAGTAGACCTGAAACCAGAAACGCCAAACGAATTACTCCAATCTCTGAGACGGCTGAGGCGAAAGTATGTGGTGGTGGCGGTAGAGTGTCGTACAAAACAGGTTGCACGTCAGGCTGCGAAAGACCATCGTGTAGACATCTTAAATTTTCCTTTCACGTACGAAAGGAGCTGGTTCGATATGGCTGAGGCGGAATTGGCTTCTTCATCTAACGCCAACCTAGAGATTAATATAGTCGAGATTCTGCAAGCTGATAATACAGGCTTACTCAAGATTTTTACCGAGTTGCGGAGACGCCTAACCATCGCTGAAAAGAGTAGAATAGGCATAGTAGTCTCCAGTGGGGCTGAGTCAGCTATAAACCTCAGAGGACCCCGAGATCTCATAGCCTTCATCAATCTCTTCGGCTTGAGCCTAGAGAGTTCAAAGGCAGCAGTCTCAAGCTACCCATTGGAGATCATCAAGAGGAATAAGGAGAAGCTCAGTCAATCCTTAGAGTTAGGAGTTAAACTTGTTAATGTGGGGTTGTAGGATGGTCAAGACTACTAGGAAGAGGTATATCCTATTCCAAACATACCCTGAAAGTAGCAGATTCACCACATGTAAAGTTCACAGAGCAGTTCAGAATAGTCTCTTACGCCTCTTCGGAGTCTATGGCCTTAGCCAAGTTAACCTCGCTTTACCCGTACACAGCGAGAATAAGTGTTTCGGCGTGTTGAGGTGCTCCCACAAACATGTGGGGCTAGTGAAAGCTGCCCTAGTCTTTATTAGAGAGATAGAGGGTAAACCAGTTGCCTTCCGAGTTATAAGAACATCAGGTACATTAAAATCCCTGATGGAGAAGCTCAAAGGCTCAACATCTTATCCGCTGGAGGCTACCAGCATACTCTGAAGATTACTCAATTCTACGGTAACCATAACTGAGATTGCTTCGTCAACAATTCAGGAAGAGGTCAGATCGTCGCGTGGTCTTCATGACGCCTTTAGGCGTTCAGGCTGGGACGACGTCATCATGCAGGGTTTGAAAGGATAACGTTCCATATTTACTTTTTGTGTATAAACCACCACACGTCTACGATTTCACTAACTTTTCGACGCTTCCATCCTTCTTCCCTACGTAGACCATATCCGCCATGCCTACAAAGAGCCCTGACTCAATCACTCCCGGTATCTTTTTAAATCTCTCCTCAAGCTCCTTCGGTCTTTTTATAAACCCGCAGTCTGCGTCAACTATAAAGTTTCCATTATCACTCACCACCGGGCCAGCCTTACCAACTCCCTCCCTCAACTTTAGAGTGTTGCAAAATTTTTTTAGTTCTTCAAA from Candidatus Bathyarchaeia archaeon includes:
- a CDS encoding RNase P subunit p30 family protein; this encodes MAEVNELFRWAGQLGYCTIGISLPPCTPEGIVNRFHALAREHGLEPVSRVDLKPETPNELLQSLRRLRRKYVVVAVECRTKQVARQAAKDHRVDILNFPFTYERSWFDMAEAELASSSNANLEINIVEILQADNTGLLKIFTELRRRLTIAEKSRIGIVVSSGAESAINLRGPRDLIAFINLFGLSLESSKAAVSSYPLEIIKRNKEKLSQSLELGVKLVNVGL
- a CDS encoding Rpp14/Pop5 family protein, yielding MWGCRMVKTTRKRYILFQTYPESSRFTTCKVHRAVQNSLLRLFGVYGLSQVNLALPVHSENKCFGVLRCSHKHVGLVKAALVFIREIEGKPVAFRVIRTSGTLKSLMEKLKGSTSYPLEATSIL
- a CDS encoding RNA-binding domain-containing protein, which translates into the protein MPVRSLPLAFIEVRAISHATENLEKVMTALQNVISSEILDEVQISREQLEGHFGNPIVLMKARVNRKSGIRKMTEELFNRLPRQELEKLSSDLERRIDEDGNFYIRLDKQAAYRGEIRLGEFDVIRLQFKFSLPKRQRQQVIEASRQLILQTT
- a CDS encoding 50S ribosomal protein L15e: MYRQVAKLWKNPENTGLEEELRRRAIHWRRGPTVVRVEHALRPNRAHALGYRAKQGYVIVRVRVRRGGLRKQRPRMGRRPKRMGVVRYTPAKSLKEIAEGRVAKRYPNLKVLNSYWIWEDGKYKWYEVILVDPHHPSIKSDPKISWIAAKP